One region of Elusimicrobiota bacterium genomic DNA includes:
- a CDS encoding Zn-dependent oligopeptidase, whose protein sequence is MPFSPSFILAAPALLLPAALAWTAEAPGFTPSHWLSFGQDPQTLARECRQAKDSAEARLKELAAIPDRDRTFANTPEALEKTLAELSDQTAADTFLKYVSLSSDVRDAGNDCESLVNQFKVEVLSREDLFSAINGYAKKEEPLEGEPRRLLEKELLDFKRNGLLLPASKRKEIKKIKKRLVELETQFSKNLNDVKDSLLVSRQELEGLAEDYIQRLPKEGGLYRVSVDYPDYFPFMENAKNSEARRKLEFLFNNRAAKENLPLLKEALRLRQKAARLLGYPSHADYVLEERMAKNSRSVREFLGNLRKRLEPLAQKELQELSAFKKQAEGASADPVLRAWDWRYYDNQLRKARYDVDKEKIKEYFPIETVLEGMLAVYQRLLGVKFHRIEGAALWNPDVKLYKISDASGGEPLAYFYMDLFPREGKYKHAAAFSLVSGRFLADGRYQKPVSAVVANFTKPSPGRPTFLKHGEHEEVETIFHEFGHIMHQTLTKARFARFSGSSVAWDFVEAPSQMLENWVWDPEVLSSLSGHYKDPSKKLPPELLEKMIASRHFNVGLVHSRQLLFASVDLGYHSRVPADTTALYARLMKDIALFPMSPGTHPEASFGHIMGGYDSGYYGYLWSKVYAQDLFSRFKSAGLLDLGTGLRYRREILEPGSGREEEESLKRFLGREPNNEAFLESLGLAPH, encoded by the coding sequence ATGCCATTTTCACCGTCTTTCATTCTTGCCGCGCCGGCGCTCCTGCTCCCGGCCGCCCTCGCCTGGACGGCCGAGGCGCCGGGATTTACCCCCTCGCATTGGCTAAGCTTCGGCCAAGACCCCCAAACCCTGGCCCGTGAGTGCCGGCAAGCCAAGGACTCGGCCGAGGCCCGGCTCAAGGAACTGGCCGCCATCCCGGACCGGGATAGGACCTTCGCCAACACCCCGGAAGCCCTGGAAAAAACCTTGGCCGAGCTTTCCGATCAAACGGCCGCGGATACCTTCCTCAAATACGTTTCCCTCTCCTCCGACGTGCGCGACGCCGGGAACGACTGCGAAAGCCTCGTCAACCAATTCAAGGTCGAGGTATTATCCCGCGAGGATCTTTTCTCGGCGATAAATGGCTATGCGAAGAAGGAAGAACCCCTGGAGGGCGAGCCTAGAAGGCTCCTTGAAAAAGAGCTGCTCGATTTCAAAAGGAATGGCCTTCTTCTACCCGCCTCCAAAAGAAAAGAGATTAAGAAAATAAAGAAGCGGCTAGTCGAGCTCGAGACGCAGTTCTCGAAAAATTTGAACGATGTGAAGGACTCGCTTCTGGTGAGCCGCCAGGAGCTCGAGGGGCTTGCCGAGGACTACATTCAAAGGCTGCCCAAGGAAGGCGGGCTCTACCGGGTGAGCGTGGACTATCCGGACTATTTCCCATTCATGGAGAACGCCAAGAATTCCGAGGCGCGCAGAAAGCTCGAGTTCCTTTTCAACAATAGGGCGGCCAAGGAAAATCTCCCCCTGCTTAAGGAAGCCCTGCGCCTGCGCCAAAAGGCGGCGCGGCTGCTGGGTTACCCCAGCCATGCCGACTATGTCCTCGAGGAGCGCATGGCCAAAAACTCCCGCAGCGTTAGGGAATTCTTGGGAAATTTAAGGAAGCGCCTCGAGCCACTGGCGCAAAAAGAGCTTCAAGAGCTTTCCGCCTTCAAAAAACAGGCGGAGGGCGCCTCCGCCGACCCCGTCCTGCGCGCCTGGGACTGGCGCTACTACGATAACCAGCTCAGGAAGGCCCGCTACGACGTAGACAAGGAAAAGATCAAGGAATACTTCCCCATCGAAACGGTGCTGGAAGGGATGCTCGCCGTCTACCAAAGGCTCCTGGGAGTCAAGTTCCACCGGATCGAGGGCGCCGCGCTCTGGAATCCCGACGTCAAGCTCTACAAGATCTCCGACGCCTCGGGAGGAGAGCCCCTGGCCTACTTCTATATGGACCTCTTTCCGCGCGAGGGCAAGTACAAGCACGCCGCGGCCTTCAGCCTGGTCTCGGGACGGTTTCTTGCGGACGGCCGCTACCAGAAGCCCGTCTCGGCCGTGGTCGCAAATTTCACCAAGCCCTCCCCCGGCCGGCCCACTTTCCTCAAGCACGGCGAGCACGAGGAGGTGGAGACCATATTCCACGAGTTCGGGCATATCATGCACCAAACCCTCACCAAGGCGCGCTTCGCGCGCTTTTCGGGGTCGAGCGTGGCCTGGGACTTCGTCGAGGCTCCTTCCCAGATGCTCGAGAACTGGGTCTGGGACCCGGAGGTCCTTTCCTCCCTCTCGGGGCATTACAAGGACCCCTCTAAAAAGCTCCCGCCCGAGCTGCTTGAGAAGATGATCGCCTCCCGCCATTTCAACGTAGGCCTGGTGCACTCCCGCCAACTGCTGTTTGCGAGCGTAGACCTCGGCTACCATTCCCGAGTCCCCGCCGACACCACAGCACTCTACGCCCGACTCATGAAGGACATCGCCCTCTTCCCCATGAGCCCGGGCACCCACCCCGAGGCAAGCTTCGGACACATCATGGGAGGCTACGACTCGGGCTACTACGGCTATCTTTGGTCCAAGGTCTACGCCCAAGACCTATTCAGCCGCTTTAAGTCCGCGGGCCTGCTCGACCTCGGCACGGGTCTGCGCTACCGCCGGGAGATTCTGGAGCCAGGAAGCGGCCGGGAAGAAGAGGAGTCGCTCAAGAGATTCCTGGGGAGAGAGCCCAATAACGAGGCTTTCTTGGAAAGCCTCGGACTGGCCCCTCATTAA
- a CDS encoding polysaccharide biosynthesis protein, with translation MTFRFSPRRVGVALFDVAVVLGAFLGAFLLRFDFSLDSVVLATMFQTAPYILVCYFASFLAFSLYRGIYYFSSFSDLINITRAVSMGAVTGAVCILFMRQGKYPRSILLLHPMLTYLGIGGVRFGIRFVKHHLNLPRLYGGEYRHALLIGAGELGESLMRQILKTQEPRYKVVGFIDDDPAKWGLRVHGRTVFGGRQAIAGVLDRYQVDEIIIAISAKRGELVRSVVEALRDRADRPELKIAPSLEEMLKSPGREFSMRQVKPADLLNREVVKLDLPLIDRAVRGKTILVSGGGGTIGSELCRQVLQYGPAKLVLVDVHATSLFYAEAELLKESRGTKIVPVLGDIRDQALVERVFQEHKPHLVLHAAAHKHVHQLEFNVHEGVANNVLGTYYLASAALQHQAEVFLLVSTDKAVQPSSVMGATKRVAEHIVRAFAARGQTRFMAVRFGNVLGSSGSVLEIFQRQIARGGPVTVTHHEATRYFMTVEEAVQLILQAVAMAKGGEIFILKMGTPVRILDMARNLILLTGLEPDKDVEIQFTGLKQGEKIHEELIEDSSQCDQSEHPDILILRQGHSHSHAKDLENRILEFEILNRTGKPAALLKKLRELVPTFTPASAHEASGDAQPQEVLS, from the coding sequence ATGACATTTCGCTTCAGTCCGCGTCGGGTCGGAGTCGCCCTTTTCGACGTCGCGGTGGTTCTCGGGGCCTTCTTGGGGGCGTTCCTCTTGCGCTTCGACTTCAGCCTCGACTCCGTGGTCCTCGCCACGATGTTCCAGACGGCCCCCTACATCCTTGTCTGCTATTTCGCGAGCTTCCTAGCCTTCTCCCTGTACCGAGGGATATACTACTTCTCGAGCTTCTCGGACCTCATCAACATTACCAGGGCCGTCTCCATGGGGGCGGTTACCGGGGCCGTTTGCATCCTTTTCATGCGGCAGGGGAAATACCCGAGGTCCATTCTTCTCCTGCATCCAATGCTCACCTACCTCGGCATCGGGGGCGTGCGCTTCGGGATACGCTTCGTCAAGCATCATTTGAACCTGCCGCGCCTCTACGGTGGGGAATACCGCCACGCGCTTCTCATCGGCGCGGGCGAGCTCGGGGAGAGCCTGATGCGGCAGATCCTCAAGACCCAGGAGCCGCGCTACAAGGTCGTGGGCTTCATCGACGATGATCCGGCCAAGTGGGGCCTGCGCGTGCACGGCCGCACCGTGTTCGGCGGCCGGCAAGCCATCGCCGGGGTCCTCGACCGCTACCAGGTGGACGAGATCATCATCGCCATCAGCGCCAAGCGCGGCGAGCTCGTGCGTTCCGTGGTCGAGGCCCTGCGCGACCGGGCGGACCGGCCGGAGCTCAAGATCGCCCCGAGTCTCGAGGAGATGCTTAAAAGCCCCGGCCGGGAATTCTCCATGCGCCAGGTCAAGCCTGCCGATCTCCTGAACCGGGAAGTGGTCAAACTCGATCTGCCCCTCATCGACCGGGCGGTCCGGGGAAAAACGATCCTTGTGAGCGGCGGCGGAGGGACCATCGGCTCCGAGCTTTGCCGCCAAGTATTACAGTACGGCCCGGCCAAGCTCGTCCTGGTGGACGTCCATGCCACCTCGCTTTTTTACGCCGAGGCCGAGCTCCTGAAGGAATCTCGCGGGACAAAAATAGTTCCAGTTCTTGGGGACATCCGCGACCAGGCTCTTGTCGAGAGGGTTTTTCAGGAGCACAAGCCCCATCTCGTGCTTCACGCCGCGGCGCACAAGCACGTGCATCAGCTGGAATTCAACGTGCACGAGGGGGTGGCCAACAACGTCCTGGGCACCTACTATCTTGCCTCCGCGGCCCTGCAGCACCAGGCAGAGGTTTTTCTCCTCGTTTCCACCGACAAGGCGGTCCAGCCCTCGAGCGTGATGGGGGCCACCAAGCGGGTGGCCGAGCACATTGTCCGGGCCTTCGCCGCGCGGGGGCAGACGCGCTTCATGGCCGTGCGCTTCGGCAACGTTCTGGGGAGCTCCGGCTCGGTCCTCGAGATATTCCAGAGGCAGATCGCCCGCGGCGGCCCTGTCACGGTCACCCATCATGAGGCCACGCGCTATTTTATGACCGTGGAGGAAGCGGTCCAGCTCATTCTCCAAGCCGTGGCCATGGCCAAGGGCGGGGAGATTTTTATTTTGAAAATGGGAACCCCGGTGCGGATACTAGACATGGCCCGCAACTTGATCCTATTGACGGGATTGGAGCCGGACAAGGACGTGGAGATTCAATTCACGGGCCTCAAGCAGGGCGAGAAAATCCACGAGGAGCTTATTGAAGACTCCTCCCAGTGCGACCAGTCGGAGCATCCGGACATCCTTATTTTGCGCCAAGGCCATTCCCACTCCCACGCCAAGGATCTCGAGAACCGCATCCTTGAGTTTGAGATATTGAACCGAACTGGGAAGCCCGCGGCGCTTCTCAAGAAGCTTCGGGAGCTCGTCCCCACTTTCACCCCCGCCTCGGCCCACGAGGCATCGGGAGACGCCCAGCCCCAAGAAGTCCTAAGCTAG
- a CDS encoding class I SAM-dependent methyltransferase: MREALTAVSALDFSTVTELPGNRASAEQLSMIHTRYRLASGYCAGKDVLEAACGPGRGLGFLAQTARSVVGGDLCEGLVEQANRHYGGRIKVSAMDAQAMPWPDDSFDVVILYEALYYLPSPEAFLAEARRVLRSGGALLLCTANREWPEFNPSPFSRKYHSASELRVLLEKAGFSAEIKAGFKVANDTPARKAIAAARKTAVALGLVPKTMKGKALLKRIFYGRLAELGPEIDVSAPARELDPLGSGPVTDYKVLYAVAKRLP, from the coding sequence GTGCGGGAGGCTCTCACGGCTGTGAGCGCCCTCGATTTCTCGACCGTGACGGAGCTCCCGGGCAATAGGGCCTCGGCCGAACAGCTTTCCATGATCCATACCCGCTACCGCCTGGCGTCGGGCTATTGCGCGGGCAAGGACGTCCTCGAGGCGGCCTGCGGCCCGGGCCGCGGCCTGGGCTTCTTGGCTCAAACCGCGCGGTCCGTGGTCGGGGGAGACCTGTGCGAGGGCCTCGTGGAGCAGGCCAACAGGCATTACGGAGGGCGCATCAAGGTCTCGGCCATGGACGCCCAGGCCATGCCCTGGCCCGACGATTCCTTCGATGTGGTCATCCTCTACGAGGCCCTGTATTATCTGCCGAGCCCCGAGGCCTTCCTGGCCGAGGCCCGCCGCGTCCTGCGCTCGGGAGGGGCCTTGCTCCTGTGCACGGCCAACCGCGAATGGCCCGAGTTCAATCCCAGCCCCTTCAGCCGCAAGTACCACTCGGCCTCCGAGCTGCGCGTTCTCCTCGAGAAGGCCGGATTCTCCGCCGAGATCAAGGCGGGGTTCAAGGTCGCCAACGATACCCCGGCCAGGAAGGCCATCGCCGCGGCGCGGAAAACCGCCGTGGCGCTGGGGCTGGTCCCCAAGACCATGAAGGGCAAGGCTCTCCTCAAAAGAATTTTTTATGGCCGCCTGGCCGAACTGGGCCCCGAGATCGACGTGTCGGCGCCCGCGCGGGAGCTCGATCCCTTGGGATCCGGGCCGGTCACGGACTACAAGGTGCTTTATGCCGTCGCCAAGCGCCTTCCGTAG
- a CDS encoding pyridoxal phosphate-dependent aminotransferase has translation MALTLSRRCDSIVQSEIRSMSIECERLKGLNLAQGVCDTPVPALVREGAHKAMGAGLNSYTRYDGIAQLRSAIAAKMLSYNGISADPEREIVVSSGSTGSFYSACLALLDPGAEVVLFEPFYGYHLNTLLSVEAVPVFVKMRAPDWAFSKEDLERAITPRTRAIVVNTPGNPSGKVYGREELQWIAEAAVKHDLFVFTDEIYEYFLYDGRRHVSPAALSGMAERTITISGFSKTLSITGWRIGYSVSHARWAQMIGYMSDLVYVCAPAPLQAGVAEGLMNLGGEYYAGLGLEFFRKREMICSALERAGLAPCRPQGAYYVLADLSRLPGHTGRDRAMHLLKATGVACVSGEAFFHESRDGAGLGRFCFAKTDEELEEACGRLSRL, from the coding sequence ATGGCGCTGACTTTGAGCCGCCGCTGCGATTCCATCGTCCAGTCCGAGATCCGCTCGATGTCCATCGAGTGCGAGAGGCTCAAGGGCTTGAACTTGGCTCAGGGGGTATGCGACACGCCGGTTCCGGCTTTGGTGCGGGAAGGGGCTCACAAGGCCATGGGCGCGGGGCTTAACAGCTACACGCGCTACGATGGAATCGCGCAGCTCCGGTCGGCCATTGCCGCCAAGATGCTCTCCTACAACGGAATCTCGGCCGACCCCGAGCGCGAGATCGTGGTGAGCAGCGGCTCCACGGGCTCCTTCTACTCGGCGTGCCTGGCCCTTCTCGACCCCGGGGCCGAGGTCGTTCTCTTCGAGCCTTTCTACGGCTATCACCTCAACACCTTGCTTTCCGTGGAGGCCGTCCCGGTTTTCGTCAAAATGCGGGCCCCGGACTGGGCCTTCTCCAAGGAGGACCTGGAAAGGGCGATCACGCCGCGGACCCGGGCCATCGTGGTCAACACGCCGGGCAACCCGTCGGGCAAGGTTTACGGCCGGGAAGAGCTCCAATGGATCGCGGAGGCCGCGGTCAAGCACGACCTTTTCGTCTTCACCGACGAGATCTACGAGTATTTCCTTTACGACGGACGCAGGCACGTGAGCCCCGCGGCCTTGTCGGGCATGGCGGAGCGCACGATCACGATTTCCGGCTTCTCCAAGACCTTGAGCATCACCGGCTGGAGGATCGGCTACAGCGTCAGCCACGCCCGATGGGCCCAGATGATCGGCTACATGAGCGACCTCGTCTATGTCTGCGCCCCGGCCCCGCTCCAGGCCGGGGTGGCCGAGGGCCTGATGAACCTGGGTGGGGAATACTACGCGGGCCTCGGCTTGGAATTTTTCCGCAAGCGCGAGATGATCTGCTCGGCCCTGGAGCGGGCGGGCCTGGCCCCCTGCAGGCCCCAGGGAGCCTATTATGTCCTGGCCGACTTGAGCCGCCTGCCGGGGCATACCGGCAGGGATAGGGCCATGCACTTGTTGAAGGCGACGGGGGTCGCCTGCGTCTCCGGGGAGGCCTTCTTCCACGAATCCCGCGACGGCGCGGGCTTGGGGCGCTTTTGCTTCGCCAAGACCGATGAGGAGCTGGAGGAGGCGTGCGGGAGGCTCTCACGGCTGTGA
- a CDS encoding zinc carboxypeptidase, whose amino-acid sequence MKRARLGILAACITLPSLCHALPDRAFDQGETPAAAPDPMVPQAPGKPLDLPERFWITIAARTREERSRIVNLGISIEEVLGDRIGGIGTQEMLDALNREKIEHTAVSLRQRFGALDFPAEDRAYHNYARLQEELKAIAAAAPDLVSSFSIAKSLRGRDLICLRFNASERERAPSDKPGIAFMGTHHAREHLSTEVPLLLAKYLAENRQKPDIKRLLDSRDIYIIPMVNPDGVEYDIHDGNYHMHRKNMRDSGNGAVGVDLNRNYGFHWGEGGASSNPASDIYRGPSPFSEPETVAIKNFVESRANLRILLSYHTFSELILYPWGHTYDPIDEGPALAAYQSMAQAMGRMTGYKPEQSSELYIASGDTTDWAWGTRGIFSFTFELTPKSMWQGGFYPGAGAIATTFQNNIRPALYLMDLADNPLRARDADGAALPRTLGGAK is encoded by the coding sequence ATGAAGAGAGCTCGCCTCGGCATCCTCGCAGCATGCATCACTTTGCCGTCCCTTTGCCATGCCCTCCCCGACCGCGCCTTCGACCAAGGAGAAACTCCGGCCGCAGCACCGGACCCCATGGTGCCGCAGGCTCCGGGAAAGCCGTTGGACTTGCCCGAGCGCTTTTGGATCACGATCGCGGCCAGAACCCGGGAAGAGAGGTCTCGCATCGTCAATCTCGGAATTTCCATTGAGGAAGTCTTGGGCGACCGCATCGGAGGAATAGGCACGCAGGAGATGCTCGACGCCTTGAACCGGGAGAAGATCGAGCACACCGCGGTGTCCCTGCGGCAGCGCTTCGGCGCTCTCGATTTCCCGGCCGAGGATAGGGCCTACCACAATTACGCGCGTCTCCAGGAGGAACTCAAGGCCATCGCGGCCGCGGCACCGGATCTTGTCTCAAGCTTCTCCATCGCAAAGAGCTTGAGGGGCCGGGACCTCATCTGCCTGCGCTTCAACGCAAGCGAGCGGGAACGGGCCCCCAGCGACAAGCCGGGAATCGCCTTCATGGGAACGCACCACGCCCGGGAGCACCTCTCCACGGAGGTGCCTCTCCTGTTGGCCAAATATCTGGCCGAGAACCGGCAGAAGCCGGATATCAAGAGGCTTCTGGACTCGCGGGACATCTACATCATCCCCATGGTCAATCCCGACGGGGTCGAATACGACATCCATGACGGCAATTACCACATGCACCGCAAGAACATGCGCGACAGCGGCAACGGGGCCGTGGGCGTGGACTTGAACCGGAACTACGGCTTCCACTGGGGAGAGGGCGGGGCCTCAAGCAACCCCGCCTCTGACATCTACCGGGGCCCGAGCCCCTTCTCGGAGCCAGAGACGGTCGCAATCAAGAATTTCGTGGAGTCCCGCGCCAACCTGAGGATTCTTCTCAGCTACCACACCTTCAGCGAGCTCATCCTCTACCCCTGGGGCCACACCTACGACCCCATAGACGAAGGGCCGGCCCTGGCCGCCTACCAATCCATGGCCCAGGCCATGGGGCGCATGACGGGCTACAAGCCGGAGCAGTCGAGCGAGCTCTACATCGCCTCCGGAGACACCACGGACTGGGCCTGGGGGACGCGCGGGATATTCTCATTCACCTTCGAGCTGACCCCCAAAAGCATGTGGCAGGGCGGCTTTTACCCGGGTGCTGGAGCCATAGCCACCACCTTCCAGAACAACATCCGCCCCGCCCTCTATCTCATGGACCTGGCCGACAACCCCCTGCGAGCCCGCGACGCGGATGGCGCCGCACTACCGCGCACCTTAGGAGGAGCTAAATGA
- a CDS encoding transketolase, producing the protein MRTAFIKALEEVAAQDPDVNLLTADLGFGVFEPFAARFPGQFLNVGVAEQNMTGVAAGMALSGKIVFTYSIANFPTLRCLEQIRNDVCYHQASVKVVSVGAGLAYGALGSSHHALEDIAIMRALPGMTVVAPGDPWEAAAAARAVAYQDGPCYLRLGKAGEPRVHERAPEFVIGKAIRVREGSDLTLISTGAMLHAAHQAVLKLKSQGISARLLSMHTVKPLDVEAVLQAAEETAAVMTVEEHSATGGLGGAVAEVLAQYAGRRAPLSIVGVREGFCRGVGNQEHLRNQCGLGVEHIVAAARKLVSLETDGILA; encoded by the coding sequence TTTTGACGGCCGATCTGGGCTTCGGGGTCTTCGAGCCCTTCGCCGCGAGGTTCCCCGGACAGTTCCTGAACGTCGGCGTGGCCGAGCAGAACATGACCGGCGTGGCGGCTGGCATGGCGCTTTCCGGAAAGATCGTGTTCACCTACAGCATCGCCAATTTCCCAACGCTGCGCTGCCTCGAGCAGATTCGCAACGACGTCTGCTATCATCAGGCCAGCGTCAAGGTGGTGAGCGTGGGGGCGGGGTTGGCCTACGGGGCCCTCGGCAGCTCCCACCACGCCCTCGAGGACATCGCCATCATGCGGGCCCTTCCAGGCATGACGGTGGTCGCCCCCGGGGACCCCTGGGAAGCCGCCGCGGCCGCCAGGGCCGTGGCTTACCAGGACGGTCCCTGCTATCTGCGCTTGGGCAAGGCGGGAGAGCCGCGGGTTCACGAACGAGCGCCGGAATTCGTGATCGGCAAGGCCATACGCGTAAGAGAAGGAAGCGACCTCACCCTGATCTCGACCGGAGCCATGCTCCACGCGGCCCATCAGGCGGTTTTGAAGCTCAAGTCCCAGGGAATCTCGGCGCGTCTCTTGAGCATGCACACGGTCAAGCCGTTGGACGTCGAGGCCGTGCTCCAGGCCGCCGAGGAAACCGCGGCGGTGATGACCGTCGAGGAGCATTCCGCGACCGGGGGCCTCGGGGGCGCCGTGGCCGAGGTCTTGGCCCAGTACGCGGGCCGGCGCGCGCCTTTGTCCATCGTGGGCGTGCGCGAGGGATTCTGCCGCGGAGTGGGCAATCAGGAGCACCTTAGGAATCAATGCGGCCTCGGGGTGGAGCACATCGTGGCCGCGGCCCGAAAGCTCGTTTCCCTCGAAACGGACGGCATCCTGGCATGA
- a CDS encoding DegT/DnrJ/EryC1/StrS family aminotransferase produces the protein MTAPAQAPAGKTVKFVAPARVYAELKAELDAAYFDVMQKGALIDREHLRGFEANLAKFVGTKYAVGLNSGYDALHLALRAAGIGPGDEVIVPAHTFVATCSAVVNVGATPVLVDVARDFNIDPDKIEEAITPRTRAILPVHLSGWMADMPRIMEIAKSRGLAVVEDACQSLGSSINGRGAGAWGLAGCWSFYPFKILGGYGDGGAITTDDPEVAAFVRRMRYNGEDRQTGEYHGHGFTCLLDNLQAAFLDVKLRHLPRWILKRKELAQRYQKELGDLPDLLLPHYQRLGSDHVYQNYTLRSKRGDAFSSHLRSCGIEVLTQFRKPYYKHAALKLKDTGFPETEALSREVCSLPMSAEITDDEVSRVIEAARSFYGRG, from the coding sequence ATGACGGCCCCGGCCCAGGCCCCCGCGGGAAAAACCGTCAAGTTCGTGGCGCCAGCCCGCGTCTACGCCGAGCTCAAGGCGGAGCTCGACGCCGCCTATTTCGACGTCATGCAGAAGGGCGCGCTCATAGATAGGGAGCACCTGCGCGGCTTCGAGGCCAACCTCGCAAAATTCGTCGGCACGAAGTACGCCGTGGGGCTCAACAGCGGCTACGACGCCTTGCACCTGGCCCTGCGCGCGGCCGGGATCGGCCCGGGCGACGAGGTGATCGTGCCCGCCCACACTTTCGTGGCCACCTGCTCGGCCGTGGTCAACGTCGGGGCGACGCCGGTCTTGGTGGACGTGGCCCGCGACTTCAACATAGATCCGGACAAGATCGAGGAAGCGATCACGCCTCGTACCCGGGCGATCCTCCCGGTCCATTTGAGCGGCTGGATGGCGGACATGCCCCGGATCATGGAGATCGCCAAGTCCCGCGGCCTCGCCGTGGTGGAGGACGCCTGCCAAAGCCTGGGTTCCAGCATCAACGGCAGAGGGGCCGGGGCTTGGGGCCTTGCCGGCTGCTGGAGCTTTTATCCCTTCAAGATCCTGGGCGGCTACGGCGACGGCGGCGCCATCACCACGGACGATCCCGAGGTCGCCGCCTTCGTCCGGCGCATGCGCTACAACGGCGAGGACCGCCAAACGGGCGAATACCATGGACATGGCTTTACGTGCCTGCTCGACAATCTGCAGGCCGCTTTTCTGGACGTGAAGCTCCGGCACCTGCCGCGCTGGATATTGAAGCGCAAGGAATTGGCGCAACGTTACCAAAAGGAATTGGGAGATCTCCCGGATCTGCTTTTGCCGCATTATCAACGTCTTGGCTCCGACCATGTGTATCAGAATTACACGCTGCGCTCTAAGCGAGGAGATGCCTTTTCCAGCCACCTCCGCAGCTGCGGCATCGAGGTTTTGACGCAGTTTCGCAAGCCCTACTACAAGCACGCGGCGCTGAAGCTCAAGGACACGGGATTCCCCGAGACCGAGGCATTGAGCCGCGAGGTGTGCTCGCTTCCCATGAGCGCCGAGATCACGGATGATGAGGTTTCGCGCGTGATCGAGGCCGCGCGCTCCTTCTACGGGCGGGGTTAA